A window of Rhodothermales bacterium genomic DNA:
AAAGTCACTGGAATAGCGGACGACGGCATTGATGTCCGACGTGAAATGGCGTTGGACGAGGTGCAGGCCCATGCGCACCTGATGGGACAAGGAGGCGTACCAGTCCACATCCAATTTGGCGCCCAGGTCGGCCACCGATACGGCATAGGACGATTCCACCCACGAGGAACGACTGGGCAGGACGAACGCATTCTCGTCGGCATGATAGCGCGAATCGTACAGGGTTGAGGTCACAAACAGGCGCTCGCCAACCAGGCGCTGGAATCGCACGCTCGTCATGCTGTTGCCCCAGTCCTGGTCGATCTCGAAGAACAGGTCGGCCGGGCGAAGGAACGAATCGAAGTCCAGGGAGACGTCGAAAGGGAGTCGCAGATCCAGTACGTCCCCGCCTGAGTAGTGGGATATCGTGACCGTCGATCGATCATCCGGGCGCCAGGAGAACTTGGCGCTCCAGTCGTGGAAGTAATACCCCGTGCGAAGCGTGTCCCGTCGTCCGGTGTCATCGCTGACCGGGTGACGCAGACCGATGATCTTGTCTACGTACGACCGTCGACCGGCCAGCATGAACGAGGATCGTGAACTGATGGGCGATTCCATCAGGAACCGGGCATGAAGCAGGTTCATTCCGGCGTTGAGCCGCGGACCTGAGCGTCCTCCGTCCCGGAGTTCGGCGTCCAGGACCGAGGACAGGCGTCCACCGTATTCCGCGGGGAATGCACCCCGATAGAGCAGGATGTCCTTGAACGTACCCGTCTGGAAGGTGGAAACCAGGCTGAAGGCATGCCAGGGATGATAAATGGGAACGCCGTCCACCAGGTACAGATTCTGATCCGGGCCGCTTCCCCGGATCATCAGACCGCCGGTCGCCTCACCGGCCCGCTCGACACCCGGAAGCCAGCGGAGGCTCTCGAGCACATCGTCCACGCCCAATGTACCCGGCAGTGCGCGGAGACTGTGGGGAGGAAGGGCCACCAATCCCGGGGTCGTGGCGAGGTCGGCGCGCAGGGTAGGCACAGCCTCGACCACAATGCCGCTGACGGCGAACGTAGCAGGCTCCAGCTCGAGCGCGAGCAGGGAGCCGTTCACCACGACCACCGTATCGGCCGGTTCGTATCCCACGAACGTGGCGCGAATCCGACGTCGTCCCCCCTCCACGCCCGGGAGGACGAAGAATCCGGCGTCGTTGCTTATTCCGGCTGCACCCAGTCCGGGAACCAGGATGTGGGCGCCCGTCAGGGTCTCCCCGGTCTCTGCGTCCCGCACGAAACCGGCCAGGTTATGATTCCGGGACCGAGTGGTCGTGGACGCGAGTGGAATGAGCACGAACTGGGTGGAGGAAATCTCCTGCACCCGGAAGGGGAGCCCCGTGACCAGGCACAGCAACGCATCGTGTGCCGACGGGCCCGTGTAGGAGCACGACGTCCGGAATGGAGCCAGCATCGTACGACTGAACACCACATCCACATCCGTCTGGACGGTGAATGCAGCCAAGGCGTCGGTCAACGGCGTATCCGCGTGCTGCAACCGGATGGTCTGCGCGTCTGCGGGGCCCACGACAAGGAGGGCAAAGAGAAGGATGATCGGGAGGCGGGACACGCGGCTTATAAACACCGCTGTCAACCGCGTTCCTTCGGCGTGCTACGGCCGCGTGGCCAACAACCGGTATCGCGTGCCGCGTTCTTCGACGTCCAGCTCGGCACCGACGGCGGCCGCGACAACCCCCAGGATTTCATCCAACCCTTGTTCCCGGTCGAATGTACCGGTCAGATCACGACCGGACAGCGGCTTGTCCACTTCAATGCGGACGTTGAAGCTGCGACTCAGTGTGGCTGCCACAGAATCGATGGGCGTATTCCGGAAGATGAAGAGTCCCGTCCAATCCATTTCGGCCATGGCTTCGAACGGATACGGCGTTTCCGGAACACCCCCGTTGGGTACCCGGGTCGCAAGACCCGCATCCAGCCAGACGTCCTGGCCGGCGGCTTCCACGCGCACGCTGCCGGTGACCACCGAAATCCGGGTTTCGTCCGGTAGCGCTTCCAGGCCGAATGTGGTTCCAACCACGGTGGTGATCACATCTCCCGAGCGCACGGAGAAGGGGGCGTCCGCTCGGGGAGCCACGTCAAAGAACGCCCGGCCTTCCAGGCTGACGTCCCGCGGATTGCTGCGGCTTGTCCAGAGCGATGCGCCTTCCACCAGGCGTACCTGGGATCCATCTTCCAGGGCGACCATGCGAACCCCGTCAACGGGGGCTGTCAGCACCTGCGATGTATCCTGCAGGACCAGATATCCCACGACCAGCAATGCCACCACGGCGACGGCCGCAGCGGCCATCCGGGGTACCGATGCT
This region includes:
- a CDS encoding TonB-dependent receptor, encoding MSRLPIILLFALLVVGPADAQTIRLQHADTPLTDALAAFTVQTDVDVVFSRTMLAPFRTSCSYTGPSAHDALLCLVTGLPFRVQEISSTQFVLIPLASTTTRSRNHNLAGFVRDAETGETLTGAHILVPGLGAAGISNDAGFFVLPGVEGGRRRIRATFVGYEPADTVVVVNGSLLALELEPATFAVSGIVVEAVPTLRADLATTPGLVALPPHSLRALPGTLGVDDVLESLRWLPGVERAGEATGGLMIRGSGPDQNLYLVDGVPIYHPWHAFSLVSTFQTGTFKDILLYRGAFPAEYGGRLSSVLDAELRDGGRSGPRLNAGMNLLHARFLMESPISSRSSFMLAGRRSYVDKIIGLRHPVSDDTGRRDTLRTGYYFHDWSAKFSWRPDDRSTVTISHYSGGDVLDLRLPFDVSLDFDSFLRPADLFFEIDQDWGNSMTSVRFQRLVGERLFVTSTLYDSRYHADENAFVLPSRSSWVESSYAVSVADLGAKLDVDWYASLSHQVRMGLHLVQRHFTSDINAVVRYSSDFSDPLEERSASDSAELAAYIQDVWRPAPRWKIQPGLRVSWFANGDYVRASPRLNIQYSIHPERLMVRAGMATQVQYLQRIQDRLAFLYDLVSSRWVPAGPDLPPSRSAQVTAGVEYRPIKGLSLTVDGYGRASRNVLLPDERFSGRTDLIGPGISVATLLAQYDTGEERSAGAEFGLDYHSGRWRIVASYTGSLTRHRLLDSEARTWRPARFNTPRNASLVVQSAFGRWTVGASGIWRSGYPVTVPIGRFVVHDPVTGTPSWTLYQPDINNGRLPPYFRVDAQMAWRFRAWDAEWKVGLDLFNVSFRRNVIGQSYNPEDAIANPRNRRGLPLLPLFDVEVLIQ
- a CDS encoding FecR domain-containing protein, which translates into the protein MTAYGLMDVTLESILHTDEWTDDTVETVRRALADQPELARQVWLWVQVSDRAGCRLDAIMPPLDDLMALAMDRSGRRLDADMHLRLGQCRTSFGSACASHPALNAIVDRMAEDVAAFDIAWSRSRKAQPATVRSWYGRVAASVPRMAAAAVAVVALLVVGYLVLQDTSQVLTAPVDGVRMVALEDGSQVRLVEGASLWTSRSNPRDVSLEGRAFFDVAPRADAPFSVRSGDVITTVVGTTFGLEALPDETRISVVTGSVRVEAAGQDVWLDAGLATRVPNGGVPETPYPFEAMAEMDWTGLFIFRNTPIDSVAATLSRSFNVRIEVDKPLSGRDLTGTFDREQGLDEILGVVAAAVGAELDVEERGTRYRLLATRP